A region of Maribacter algicola DNA encodes the following proteins:
- the truA gene encoding tRNA pseudouridine(38-40) synthase TruA has translation MRYFIQFSYFGKMYHGWQNQPNAITVQEVLEGVVSKLLRRNIEIVGAGRTDAGVHAAEMFGHFDYEKIGDIKNLVYRINAFLPDDIAVQNIFPVKNDAHARFDALERSYEYWVCREKNPFFKDTAHLVKLPLDIDLMNHAAKFLLGKQDFECFSKSKTDVKTYFCEVRNALWVSDEGKLIFKITADRFLRNMVRAIVGTLLDVGLGKYPPSHVKAILKSRDRSEAGVSVPAKGLYLKSISYPNTIFKNER, from the coding sequence TTGAGATATTTTATTCAGTTCTCCTACTTTGGAAAGATGTACCATGGATGGCAAAACCAACCTAACGCCATTACCGTGCAAGAAGTTTTGGAAGGGGTAGTGTCAAAACTTCTGAGGAGAAATATTGAAATTGTGGGAGCCGGAAGAACGGATGCGGGTGTTCATGCCGCGGAAATGTTCGGTCATTTTGACTATGAAAAAATTGGCGACATCAAAAATCTCGTTTACAGGATCAATGCCTTTCTGCCGGATGATATTGCGGTTCAAAATATTTTTCCCGTAAAAAATGATGCCCATGCAAGGTTCGATGCTCTTGAAAGATCATATGAATACTGGGTCTGTAGGGAGAAGAATCCATTTTTTAAGGACACGGCCCATTTGGTAAAGCTCCCTTTGGATATTGATTTGATGAACCATGCAGCTAAATTTTTGTTGGGTAAGCAGGATTTTGAATGTTTCTCCAAATCAAAGACGGATGTAAAAACATATTTTTGTGAAGTTCGAAACGCCCTCTGGGTATCAGATGAAGGAAAACTGATTTTTAAAATTACGGCCGATCGTTTCCTTCGAAACATGGTCAGGGCCATCGTTGGAACCCTTTTGGATGTAGGGTTGGGCAAATATCCACCAAGCCATGTTAAGGCTATCTTAAAAAGTAGAGATCGGTCAGAGGCCGGTGTTTCGGTACCGGCAAAAGGACTATATTTGAAATCGATTAGTTATCCCAATACTATTTTTAAGAATGAGCGATAA
- a CDS encoding ABC transporter ATP-binding protein translates to MSDNTGNAFDTHLFKRLMRYTRPYHITFFGVALSAILLSVFAVLTPILLKQIIDDAIKGSDADKLFNLTMAMLVVLLGQVIFQLLFNYYANWLGESVIRDIRINLFQKMLGFKMKYFDNSSLGVLVTRAVADMQRIGEIFSQGFFVIVADLLKMFVAAGVMIYINWKLAVLVFSLLPLILYATRLFQKAMKVAFTEVRAEVSNLNSFVQERITGMKIVQLFTREAIENRKFKDINEKHQNAWLKTVWYNSIFFPIAEIVSSIAVGLVVWYGALQNVANITNDVAGTVFAFIMLIDMLFRPLRQIADKFNTLQMGMVAANRVFKILDTDSSIEDNGKIEKAEVKGTIEFKNVRFGYLDDEEVLHGISFEVMAGETIAIVGATGAGKSTIINLLNRFYEINSGTILVDGIDIKDYKLSSLRSHIAIVLQDVFLFADTIANNISLKNPQISVQDIEDAAKAIGVDEFIASLPNGYEYNVKERGSMLSSGQRQLIAFLRAYVSKPSILVLDEATSSIDTYSERLIQQATEKITQGRTSIVIAHRLATIKKADKIIVMDAGNIVEMGTHKELLKKGGYYRNLYEAQFLAEEVA, encoded by the coding sequence ATGAGCGATAATACCGGTAACGCCTTTGATACACATCTTTTTAAACGCTTGATGAGGTATACTAGGCCATACCACATTACCTTTTTTGGCGTAGCCCTTTCGGCTATTCTCTTATCTGTGTTTGCCGTTCTTACCCCTATATTGTTAAAGCAAATCATTGATGATGCCATTAAGGGCAGTGATGCGGATAAATTGTTTAACCTCACAATGGCAATGCTCGTTGTTTTATTGGGTCAGGTTATTTTCCAACTTCTATTCAATTATTACGCCAATTGGTTGGGTGAATCCGTAATCAGGGACATACGAATCAATCTGTTCCAAAAAATGTTAGGCTTCAAGATGAAATATTTCGATAACTCATCTTTGGGGGTTTTGGTTACCAGGGCCGTGGCGGATATGCAAAGGATAGGGGAAATTTTCAGTCAGGGCTTTTTTGTAATTGTGGCCGATTTGCTGAAAATGTTCGTAGCTGCGGGGGTCATGATATACATCAATTGGAAGTTGGCCGTATTGGTATTTTCCCTGCTTCCCTTGATTCTGTATGCTACACGACTTTTTCAGAAGGCCATGAAAGTGGCATTTACAGAAGTCAGGGCAGAGGTTTCCAACTTAAATTCCTTTGTACAGGAGCGAATCACGGGAATGAAAATCGTTCAATTGTTCACTAGGGAGGCCATTGAGAACAGGAAATTTAAGGACATCAATGAAAAACATCAGAATGCTTGGTTAAAGACGGTCTGGTATAACTCCATATTTTTTCCAATCGCAGAAATTGTTTCGTCTATCGCGGTTGGTTTGGTAGTCTGGTATGGAGCATTACAGAACGTGGCCAATATCACAAATGATGTTGCAGGTACCGTTTTTGCGTTCATCATGCTTATAGATATGTTGTTCAGGCCCCTTAGGCAGATAGCGGACAAGTTTAATACCTTACAGATGGGCATGGTGGCCGCCAACAGGGTATTCAAGATTTTGGACACCGATAGCTCCATTGAGGACAATGGAAAGATTGAAAAGGCTGAGGTAAAGGGCACGATTGAATTTAAGAACGTTCGTTTTGGCTATTTGGACGATGAAGAGGTCCTTCATGGGATTTCCTTTGAGGTAATGGCTGGTGAGACCATCGCCATTGTTGGGGCCACGGGAGCTGGCAAATCTACCATTATCAATTTATTGAATCGGTTTTATGAAATCAATAGTGGTACCATTTTGGTGGATGGAATCGATATAAAAGATTATAAATTGTCCTCTTTAAGATCGCATATTGCCATTGTGCTTCAGGATGTATTTTTATTCGCGGATACCATAGCCAACAATATTTCCCTTAAGAACCCTCAAATATCTGTACAGGACATTGAAGACGCGGCCAAGGCCATTGGCGTAGACGAATTTATCGCCAGCCTGCCCAACGGATACGAATATAATGTAAAAGAACGCGGCAGCATGCTGTCCAGTGGACAACGTCAGCTTATAGCCTTCCTAAGGGCCTACGTTAGCAAACCAAGTATATTGGTGTTGGACGAGGCCACTTCTTCCATAGACACCTATTCTGAACGTTTGATACAACAGGCAACTGAAAAAATAACCCAGGGCAGGACTTCGATAGTCATTGCACATCGATTGGCGACCATTAAAAAAGCGGACAAAATCATTGTGATGGACGCCGGAAATATAGTGGAAATGGGGACTCATAAGGAACTGTTGAAAAAGGGCGGATATTACCGTAACCTCTACGAAGCTCAGTTCTTGGCCGAGGAGGTGGCTTAA
- a CDS encoding metallophosphoesterase family protein, translated as MTKILLLSDTHSHLDKTILKYASMADEIWHAGDIGSLEVSDSLSSIKPLRAVFGNIDDHQIQKEFPLNNRFMCEDVDVWITHIGGYPPKYNVNIREEIKKNPPKLFICGHSHILKVMWDKNLEVLHMNPGACGKHGFHQIRTMLRFCIDGKEIKDLEVIELGKR; from the coding sequence ATGACCAAAATCCTGTTGCTTTCCGATACACATTCCCACCTGGACAAAACTATCTTAAAATATGCATCAATGGCGGATGAAATTTGGCATGCAGGTGATATAGGCTCACTCGAGGTATCGGATTCGCTATCGTCCATAAAACCGCTAAGGGCCGTATTTGGCAACATTGATGACCATCAAATCCAAAAAGAATTCCCCTTGAACAATAGGTTTATGTGCGAAGACGTAGATGTTTGGATTACCCATATTGGTGGCTATCCCCCAAAATACAATGTCAACATACGGGAAGAAATCAAAAAAAATCCCCCAAAACTTTTTATTTGCGGGCACTCCCATATCCTCAAGGTGATGTGGGATAAGAATCTAGAAGTGCTGCACATGAATCCCGGAGCCTGCGGTAAACATGGTTTTCACCAAATTAGGACCATGCTTAGATTCTGTATAGATGGAAAGGAAATCAAGGATTTAGAAGTTATAGAGCTTGGCAAAAGATAA
- a CDS encoding BT_3928 family protein: MKYLIGVVRIFVGVLFIISGFIKLNDPVGFSFKLEEYFSPSVLNMPVFEPHALTISLIVVIFEVLLGVLLILGILRKFTLWSLLLMIVFFTFLTFYSAYFNKVTDCGCFGDAIKLTPWESFTKDVLLLVLILLLFYGKEYITPLFRPFITKVLVAISIVFCFVYAYYVLNHLPVIDFRPYEIGKNIEEGMSIPQDAPKPIYEYAWKFSVNGEEQVIVTNGDYPTIDGEFIGVETEEIQKGYEPPVHDFTIEQEGEDFAGSLLQEPMLVMVIAYDLRKANLEVFSEVKKVTETAKEKGYKVIGMSASGPEQTKVLIEKYDLGFEFYFTDQTTLKTIVRSNPGILVLEKGTIKQKVHYNDLDTLTFE; this comes from the coding sequence ATGAAGTATTTAATTGGTGTTGTTCGAATATTCGTAGGGGTGCTTTTTATTATAAGTGGATTCATAAAACTGAACGACCCCGTTGGTTTTTCCTTTAAACTGGAGGAGTATTTTAGCCCAAGTGTTCTTAACATGCCGGTTTTTGAACCCCATGCCCTAACCATTTCACTGATAGTGGTCATTTTTGAAGTGCTATTGGGAGTATTGCTCATACTTGGCATACTGCGAAAATTTACCTTATGGAGCCTATTGTTGATGATTGTATTCTTTACATTTTTGACTTTCTATTCGGCATACTTCAACAAGGTTACGGATTGTGGTTGTTTTGGTGACGCCATTAAGTTGACACCATGGGAGTCTTTTACCAAGGATGTCCTACTATTGGTGCTGATACTCCTGTTGTTTTATGGTAAAGAGTACATCACACCACTATTTAGGCCATTCATCACAAAAGTTTTGGTAGCGATTTCCATAGTTTTTTGTTTCGTTTATGCCTATTATGTACTAAATCATTTGCCTGTAATCGATTTTAGGCCCTATGAAATAGGCAAAAATATAGAGGAAGGCATGAGTATTCCGCAAGATGCGCCCAAACCCATATATGAATACGCTTGGAAGTTTAGTGTGAACGGGGAAGAACAGGTCATTGTAACAAATGGGGATTATCCAACTATAGATGGGGAATTCATAGGCGTAGAAACCGAAGAAATTCAAAAGGGGTATGAGCCTCCGGTACATGATTTTACAATTGAACAGGAAGGGGAGGACTTTGCAGGTAGTTTGTTGCAGGAGCCCATGTTGGTCATGGTCATTGCCTATGACTTAAGAAAGGCAAATCTAGAAGTCTTTTCAGAAGTTAAAAAAGTAACGGAGACCGCCAAGGAAAAGGGTTATAAGGTTATAGGTATGTCGGCCTCCGGTCCGGAACAAACAAAGGTTTTGATTGAAAAATATGATCTAGGGTTTGAATTCTACTTTACAGATCAAACGACTTTGAAAACCATTGTTAGGTCAAATCCGGGGATATTGGTCTTGGAAAAAGGTACTATAAAACAAAAAGTACATTATAACGATTTGGATACCCTTACATTTGAATGA
- the cdaA gene encoding diadenylate cyclase CdaA, giving the protein MDFLNFIDFKITDILDIVLVAVLLYYIYKLVRGSAAINIFIGIVIVWAFWKLTELLGMQMISSIVGAFMQVGLIALIIVFQQEIRKFLLMIGSTNFANKRNFVKHFKFLKQEGDTTSIDVEAIVKACEKMSSSKTGAILVIERGNSLDFIKSTGDRMNIEVTQPIIESIFYKNSPLHDGAAVIVDNYIVATRVILPVTNERSIPLRYGLRHRAAIGITEKTDALCLVVSEETGQISYIKNGEFILFESNAQLITLLKKDLV; this is encoded by the coding sequence TTGGATTTTTTAAATTTTATCGATTTTAAGATTACGGATATCCTGGATATCGTATTGGTCGCCGTACTTCTATATTACATCTATAAATTGGTGCGCGGCTCTGCGGCCATCAATATTTTCATTGGTATCGTTATCGTTTGGGCTTTCTGGAAACTTACGGAGCTTTTGGGAATGCAAATGATCAGCAGCATTGTAGGGGCCTTTATGCAGGTGGGGCTTATTGCATTGATCATTGTATTTCAACAGGAAATACGAAAGTTCCTTCTTATGATAGGTTCCACCAATTTTGCCAACAAGCGCAACTTCGTAAAGCATTTTAAATTTCTAAAGCAGGAGGGCGATACTACGAGTATTGATGTGGAGGCCATCGTGAAGGCGTGTGAAAAGATGTCGTCCTCCAAAACCGGTGCCATTTTGGTCATAGAAAGGGGAAATTCACTCGATTTTATTAAAAGTACAGGGGACCGCATGAACATTGAGGTTACCCAGCCTATTATAGAAAGTATATTCTACAAAAACAGTCCGCTACACGATGGAGCTGCCGTAATCGTGGACAATTATATTGTGGCTACCCGGGTAATCTTACCTGTAACCAATGAACGCAGCATTCCATTACGATATGGCCTAAGGCATAGGGCGGCCATTGGCATAACCGAAAAAACGGATGCCCTTTGTTTGGTAGTAAGTGAAGAAACAGGACAAATATCCTATATTAAAAATGGAGAATTCATCTTGTTCGAATCCAATGCCCAATTGATAACTCTTTTAAAGAAAGACTTGGTGTAA
- the folP gene encoding dihydropteroate synthase, translating to MTINCKGKLLDFTVPKVMGILNLTPDSFYDGGKYKNEKNILEQVDKITALGATFIDLGAQSTRPGANEVNTDEELNRLLPVLELVQRNFPETLISIDTFKAVVAKEALDRGAAMINDISAGLLDEAMLDVIAEYHVPYIMMHMRGNPKTMQQQTIYDDLLQEIIHYFSERLSVAYSKGIMDVIIDPGFGFSKTMEQNYKLLNHLDLFNVTDRPLLAGVSRKSMIYKLLGTDAHNALNGTTALNMLALQKGASILRVHDVGEAMECVKIYEQLKA from the coding sequence ATGACTATAAACTGTAAAGGAAAACTCTTGGATTTTACCGTTCCCAAGGTAATGGGCATTTTAAACCTTACTCCAGACTCTTTCTACGATGGGGGTAAGTACAAAAATGAAAAGAACATTTTGGAACAGGTAGATAAAATAACCGCATTGGGAGCCACATTTATCGACCTTGGTGCGCAAAGCACCAGGCCAGGGGCCAATGAGGTTAATACCGATGAGGAACTCAACCGATTGCTACCCGTTCTCGAACTCGTCCAGCGGAATTTTCCGGAAACATTGATTTCCATAGATACTTTTAAAGCAGTGGTTGCCAAGGAAGCCCTTGACCGAGGTGCCGCCATGATAAATGACATCTCAGCGGGACTTCTGGACGAGGCCATGTTGGATGTCATTGCAGAATACCATGTTCCCTACATCATGATGCATATGCGAGGAAACCCCAAAACCATGCAGCAACAGACAATATATGACGATTTGCTACAGGAAATAATCCATTATTTTTCAGAGCGATTGTCCGTGGCCTACTCAAAAGGAATCATGGATGTCATTATCGACCCTGGTTTCGGCTTTTCCAAAACCATGGAACAGAACTATAAACTTTTGAACCATCTAGATTTGTTTAATGTTACCGATAGGCCCCTATTGGCAGGTGTTAGCCGAAAATCAATGATCTACAAATTGTTGGGTACAGATGCGCATAATGCGTTGAACGGAACCACTGCCTTAAATATGTTGGCCCTGCAAAAAGGGGCTTCCATATTACGGGTGCACGATGTTGGGGAAGCCATGGAGTGCGTCAAGATTTACGAGCAATTGAAGGCTTAA
- a CDS encoding DUF3667 domain-containing protein yields the protein MQCKNCDNTLRTDYCYCPDCGAKVIRNRLTVKNLWYDAIERYFNVDNTFLRTFIHLFTKPEAVIVGYVEGIRKKYLNPISYLGIAITLSGLLVFFMRKNSGQFDMDILGTGQSQAWQGKFWDVILDYQAILFVLYIPMMAIAGWLNFQAKKYNFSERIVIFMYTLAQYSLGIFIPSFLILVFLPSFYMKFSFIAILFMYLYSAYVIKRIAREKGIELWSKVLIFWMIFTFFYLSLSILIPIVLLLTGTIQLEDFRPGS from the coding sequence ATGCAATGCAAGAATTGTGATAATACCTTGAGAACGGACTATTGTTATTGTCCGGATTGCGGAGCCAAAGTGATACGGAATAGGCTTACAGTTAAGAACCTTTGGTACGATGCAATAGAAAGGTACTTTAATGTGGACAACACCTTTTTAAGGACATTTATACATCTTTTTACAAAACCCGAGGCCGTTATTGTAGGATATGTAGAAGGAATAAGAAAAAAGTATCTAAACCCCATTAGTTATTTGGGGATTGCCATCACACTTTCTGGACTTCTTGTTTTTTTTATGCGGAAGAACAGTGGGCAGTTCGATATGGATATTTTAGGAACAGGCCAGTCCCAAGCTTGGCAAGGAAAGTTCTGGGACGTAATTCTGGACTACCAAGCAATTTTATTTGTGCTATATATACCGATGATGGCAATTGCCGGATGGCTGAATTTTCAGGCGAAAAAGTATAACTTCTCAGAAAGGATAGTCATATTCATGTATACCCTAGCACAATATTCCCTAGGAATTTTTATACCATCCTTTTTAATTTTGGTTTTCCTTCCTAGTTTCTACATGAAATTTAGTTTCATCGCAATTCTCTTTATGTATTTGTATTCGGCCTATGTTATTAAAAGGATTGCACGTGAAAAGGGAATTGAGTTATGGTCGAAAGTACTGATATTTTGGATGATCTTTACCTTCTTTTATTTGAGTCTTTCTATCTTGATCCCAATTGTTCTTTTATTAACGGGAACCATTCAGCTAGAAGATTTTAGGCCAGGTTCTTAA
- a CDS encoding DUF1599 domain-containing protein: MQKTEAQYNAVIEVCQNLYEKKMLDYGCAWRILRLPSLTDQIFIKAQRIRGLQENDVRKVDEGEIPEFIGIINYAVMALIQLELGVAEQPDLDPEKALALYKKHTESTKELMLNKNHDYGEAWRDMRVSSLTDLILQKLLRVKSIENNKGKTLVSEGIDANYQDMINYAVFALIHLGLTENR, encoded by the coding sequence ATGCAAAAAACGGAAGCACAGTATAATGCCGTAATCGAGGTTTGTCAAAATCTATACGAAAAAAAAATGCTTGATTATGGATGTGCTTGGCGAATACTTCGTTTACCGTCCCTAACGGACCAAATTTTTATTAAGGCCCAGCGAATACGTGGACTACAGGAAAATGATGTGCGCAAAGTGGATGAGGGCGAAATTCCTGAATTTATTGGCATCATCAATTACGCTGTTATGGCCTTGATCCAGCTTGAGTTGGGCGTGGCGGAGCAGCCGGACCTAGACCCTGAAAAGGCCTTAGCCCTCTACAAAAAGCATACGGAGTCCACAAAGGAACTCATGCTCAATAAAAACCACGATTACGGAGAGGCTTGGCGCGATATGCGCGTTAGTTCCCTTACGGACTTAATACTACAGAAATTGCTCAGGGTCAAATCCATAGAGAATAATAAAGGAAAAACGTTGGTAAGCGAAGGTATCGATGCCAATTATCAAGATATGATCAACTATGCGGTTTTTGCATTAATTCATTTAGGTTTGACTGAAAATAGGTAG